The nucleotide sequence TCCGGCCCTCTCTCTGTGAAGCCAGAAACCGAAACAAGAACTCCCGAAGTCACATTCTTATCCATTACGACAAACCCGAAGCTACGAACAGTGTTGACGTCAACCTTCTGCTCCCAATTCTTGCACTCAATATAGATTCTCTCGTTGCCACGCTCCGCCTCAATATCTTTTCCCCCATCCTTCTGTCGAGGAGTAACGCGCACCGCATAGCCCATGGCTCGATACAGGTCAGCGATCAGAAACTCAAGATCCCTTGGATCAAGGCTTCGCAGTAATTTGATCTTCCGTTCGCGTTCCGTTCGCCCTTGCGTGATGTACCGATGACGGATCAGCGCAATAGCATCAGAGAGGCCCACTTCCCTCCAGTCAGACAGCACCTGAAAGTGAGCCATGAAGTAGGCTGACACCGCACCAAGCGCGTCACGTGGGGAATCCGGGAGGAGATCCAACACCCATGAAATACCCTGCCAAACCGGCTCCGAACTCCTGCCAGCTGCTGCAAGTATGGCCCGGCCTTCATACTCGCTAAAGTGACGCTCGTCTGGCGAATCCGGATCCAACGATCGCGACGGACCCTTCGCCTTCAGAACTTGCAAATGGATCTGATCAAGAATAGACAGACGAGATGGCCCGCCGAGCATGTTCCTAAGGATCGCTCGAACTTCCATCTCGGGCCACGAAGAAACCTGACTCAGATAGGCGGTTCGTAGCTCATCATCCGGAAAGGCAATTACGATGTAGTCGTCCGATGGTTGAGGCTTCTCGCCGCGCATAATGGCGCGCCATTCGTCTAATGCATATTCAGGCATTACGCGCTCCCGACGCTCCGATATCTCCGAGATTGCTAGCGAGTCTACTGTAGGCGGAAGAACCATTAATCCCTTACCGCGAGAGCTCCCCTTTCCGGACGACGACCAAACGCAAGAAGAGCGCAGCCATCCCAGGAGGCGGATGGCGCGCGGGTTGGAAGGGCGAGACACCGGGGAACCGGCCGCTGACCGAGCAGGTGCTTGCATGACTGGTCACGTGCATGGGACGAGCACCCCGACCACCGTCGGCGCCCCCGGACACGTGGACGACGCCGAGAGTGCGGATCGCCCATCCCACCCGTAGTGGAGCGAGACAGCTTCCCCACGCACCGCCGTCTCAGTTTCCGTCTCATTCACCCCCGTTCACGGCCGTTCAGCGGAGTCCGCCAGTCAGGCTCGCCGCACGGGACAGTCGCCCATGAACGCAGGTGAACGCCCCCGAACTCAGCCCAAGGCACCACCAGCACAGTTGGAAAGCGTGTGGTGCCTCGCGCCCGCGACATCGGGCCCATGCCGGCTGTCGACAGCTTCCACCGTCCTGACCATGATTGGCGAATGCCCGAGTTCAGTTGGCCGGACCGCTCACAGGTTCCGACCGCGGATGCCGTAGAACAAAACTGGCCAGCAACCGTCTCCGCACTGCCCCTTGGATCTCACGTCAGCGGTCGCGTCATCGGCCGACAGCCGTTTGGCGTCTTCCTCCTGATCGAAATCGTGCCGAATGCAGTCGGTCTTGCCGAGATCACTGCCATGCCTCACCACATGGAGCTGCCCGCCATGGGCGCTGCTGTCGCCGGTGAGGTGATCTGGCACGCGGATCACAACCATCAGGTGAAGATCCGCCTCGATGAATGGAACGTGCCCAGTTGATCGCCTCCTGCGGACGCCGCAGCTCTGCACCACAACCGCACCAGATCCAGCGGGGAACCACGGGGAATCACGGTGAAGACAGCCGAACTCAGAAGGAGGACGGGCCGTACGTTCGACCAGGTCAGCGCCCAAACCGGCCGTGAATGATCGCAGCTTCCCAAGCTGAGGGCCCGCCAAGGCACCGAAGTGGGCACTTCCACGTCGGGGCCGGCCGCCGTCATGGACGATGACCGCATGCGGTACTTCAACGGGACAGGCTGGCTCGCAATCTTCACCGGCACAGAGATGACGATCGGTCGGACAGTGCACGTGGACGCCTGGGACGAGGCAACGGGCGTGGCACTTGTGGTCGATCCCAAACGCGGTACCCGCCGCCCCGTGACGGACTACCCGGATTTCTCCCACCTGGAGCAGGCCGACCAGGTGGTAGCCGCTGTACCAGGTGGCGGCTGGCGCGCGTACTGGAAGGACGAAGGGCCCAGCAACGGGCCATTGACCGAGCAGGTTCTTGCTTGGCTGGTCACGGCCAGAGGACGCGCCACCCCGATCACCGTTGACGCCCACGGACACGTGGACGACGCTGAGAGCGCCGATCGCCTTATCCCACCTGGGGAGGAGTGAGGGAGCCTCCTGCGCACCGTCGTTTCAGTGGAGGTGCCGACCGCTCGCCTCATGGAGGATGAGGGGGGTGGGGATCTACGGCCTGGAACATAGTCCCGAGGTGGCTCCCGGGGACCTTTATGCCCACCCCCCTTGACCGCGGACCTCGAAGGTTCTCTGACCGGTCTCACTCCACCAGGCAAACTAGCAAGCGGCACTGACAACGGCCCGGGACCAGGAGGAGCGACGGTGCCTCGCCGCGGTACAGCAACGAAGCACAGCAACCCCAGAGGGTTTCTGACATCCACGGCTGACATCAACGACGCCGGACGGGGGCGTACATCAGCGACTCTGTCCGGCCGTAGAACCAGTCGCCGACACCAGCGGGAGCGGGTTCGGATGAACTCCTAAAGCGGGTGTACGCGAGCCAGCATGTGAAGGTGCCATGCCATCATCGGACGTGCGGGGCCACGTCACGTGCGACCTTCAGATCCTGCGCGTGGAGGCCTTGCCCTTCGGGTGGATCTTCTACTGGGGGACGGTCAGAGCGGGCAGCGCCCTCGGTTGGGAGGCAACGGTCCTTTTCTGGTGGATCGTGAAAGCGAGCGGTTGATCCGAACTTCCACCAGCGTTCCCATAGGCCGCCAGATCGCGGAGTACGAACGCCGACTGCGGCGCGAAGCTCACGCCCGGAACACGGCGGCGAAGCAAGCTGCGCAGCAGCCATGAGTGTCTAACTGCGTGACAACGCCGACGGACAGCGGCGGACAAGCGCGGACGTCGGCGGACCGTCAGCGCAGGTGAGAGGTGCCCCGTCCCAGGCAGAGCCCTCACTCAAGTTGCTTCGGGACGAAGCGGTCGAACTGCAATCTGGCACGCTAGAGATGCGGTTAGATGGCCGCGTGGCAGTAGCTGAACTGGTCCTCAAGTACGTTGAGGCGCTTGTGTGGCCCGTAGTGACGTTAGTGCTTGCCTGGGCGTGCAGGCATCACCTCAAGCGGGCCTTCGACCGTATGACGCGGCTGGAGACTCCAGCAGGAGCGATCGACTTCGCTGAAGAGGCACGGCGC is from Streptomyces asoensis and encodes:
- a CDS encoding restriction endonuclease, with amino-acid sequence MPEYALDEWRAIMRGEKPQPSDDYIVIAFPDDELRTAYLSQVSSWPEMEVRAILRNMLGGPSRLSILDQIHLQVLKAKGPSRSLDPDSPDERHFSEYEGRAILAAAGRSSEPVWQGISWVLDLLPDSPRDALGAVSAYFMAHFQVLSDWREVGLSDAIALIRHRYITQGRTERERKIKLLRSLDPRDLEFLIADLYRAMGYAVRVTPRQKDGGKDIEAERGNERIYIECKNWEQKVDVNTVRSFGFVVMDKNVTSGVLVSVSGFTERGPETAEKLVMESSVRHRMILLDGHRAVQQLNEYLGAGWHLRADQIIARQKRSG